In the genome of Amblyraja radiata isolate CabotCenter1 chromosome 6, sAmbRad1.1.pri, whole genome shotgun sequence, the window tccctactcatgagggacaatttaccgagacCAATTAAAcccgcaaacctgcacgtctttggagtgtgggagggaagatactagcattggatggctggatggcagaaggcagagtGGCGATAAAGGTTTTGTTTCTGGATGGCTGccggtgaccagtggagttccgcaggggtcggtgctgggtccgttactcttcatgaggggattgaaggtattgtggccaagtttgcgatgatacgaaaataggtggaggggcaggtagtgtagagaaagcagggactctgcagaaggagagtgggcagagtagtgacagatggaatatagtgtagcaaagtgtggagtcatgcattttggtaggcgaaataaaggcatagactattttcttaatggggagataattcagaaatcggacatgcaaagggacttgggtgtGCTGGTTCCCAAAGTGTCAATTTGCAATTTGAATCAGTAGCAAGGAAGGCAATGTAatgcaagagggcttgtatacaaaaacagggatgtcatgctgagcctctataaggcattggtcagaccgcatttggagtcttGTGAGCATATTttggcctcatatctgaggaatgatgtgctggctctggagagggtccagaggaggtttacaagaatgatcctagggattaggttaacatatgatgagcatttgaaggcactgggcctgtattcgcagtttagaaagatgaggggggtcctcattgaaacttaccaaatagtgaaaggcttggatagagtggatgtggagaggatgtttccactagtgggagagtctaggaccagaggtcacagcctcagaatgaaaggatgttcctttaggaaggagatgaggaggaatttctttagtcacagggtggtgaatctgtggaattcgttgccacagacggctgtggaggccaagtcaatggatattttaaaggcggagattgatagattcttgattagcatgggtgtcagaggttatggggagaaggcaggagaatggggctgagagggagagatagattgaatggtggagtagacttgatgggccgaatgacatgACTAATAACGCCCGGCATCTGAGCAAGACCTCCAGCTGCAGTGGGCACCAATTTATTGTATTCATAGTGAGATTCATAGTGGATAATCACAAGGTGTGTTCTTTCTTCTAGTGGCTTTGTGTACCGTTCACGATGCTGAATCATGCTGTTACAAGCATCAAGATCACGGCCGTTGAGGAGGTCCATCAAAAGCCCTGGCTGGGAAAAATCGATGAGATATTTAttggaaaatggatagatgatcttTTGCTGATGGTAAGAAACTTAAAGGGGAAGTTCGCCGCTTGACCTGGTGTAAATGGATGAGTTGCAAATACATGGACACATAAtagggtgcggcacggtggcgcagctgtagtgttgctaccttacagtgccagagacccaggttcaatcctgactacgggtgctgtgtgtgtgacaatagacaatagacaatcggtgcaggagtaggccattcggcccttcgggccagcaccgccattcaatgtgatcatggctgatcatccccaatcagtaccccgttcctgccttctccccatatcccctgagtccgctatctttaagagccctatctagctctctcttgaaagcatccagagaacctgcctccaccgccctctgagggagagaattccacagactcacaactctctttgagaaaaagtgtttccttgtctccgttctaaatggcttattcttaaactgtggcccctggttctggactcccccaacattgggaacatgtttcctgcctttagcgtgtccaatcccttaacaatcttatatgtttcaataagaccgcctctcatccttctaaactccagagtgtacaagcccagccgctccattctctcagcatatgacagtcccgccatcccgggaattaaccttgtaaacctacgctgcactccctcaatagcaagaatgttcttcctcaaattaggggaccaaaactgcacacaatactacaggtgtggtctcactagggctctgtacaactgcagtttgtacattcttcctgggaccgtgtgggttttcaccgggtgatccggtttcctcccacattccaaagacatacaggattgtaggatGATTGCCTTCCGTAAAATGTCCTTAGCGCGTgtcgaatagaactagtgtacgggcgtgcattggttgacacggactcagtgggccaagggcctgtttccacattgtatctctaaactaaattaaattaaaaggccTGGCAGCTAAAGAAGTGATTGTGGCCTGAGACCAGTGGAGTGGTGCAGGGACCACTATGGCCGAACTGGTTTTTCGCGTTattctgtatctgtgcactgtggacggctcgattgtaatcgcatATAGTCTCTCCGCCGACTGGAatgcatgtaacaaaagcttttcactgtacctcggtacacggacaAGAAACTGACCCCAAACTCAACTCATCGTTAGCTTCCTAAGGAAGTCGAAGTTAGTGTGCTTTCTTAGCCATTGATTCAATATGGccggtcatagagtcttacatccgatccatgtcctatccatgtacctctccagatgtttcctaaatgttaaaatagtatctgccacaactacctcctccggcagctcgttccatacacccaccaccatttgcgtgAAAAAAACCTACccctcaagtcaagtcgagtttattcgtcacatacacatacgagatgtgcagtgaaatgaaaagtggcaatgctcgcagactttgtgcaaaaagacaaacaaacaaacaaacaaacaaactacaaacagaacggaacagaatcacatattcttttacatattaaatattgtgggaggaaggaaaaaggaaaaaaaacagcaatttaaaaaaaaagttttctacagtaaagttagtccctggtgaggtcggagtttacagtcctaatggcctctgggaagaaactccttctcaacctcttcgTTCTCACATCatgacaacggaggcgtttgcctgaccgtagcagctggaacagtccgttgcaggggtggaaggggtctcccatgatcttattggctctggagttacaccttctgatgtatagatcctgcagaggggcgagtgaagttcccatagtgcgtttggccgaacgcactactctctgcagagccttcttgtcctgggcagagcaattcccaaaccaaatctggaggttcctatcaaatctttctctcctcatggttctcgattcccctactctggtcaagagactctgtgcgtctacccgatctattcctctcatgattttgtacacctctataaaattagATAGGGCTAGTCTCGGACAAGTTGTtagtgatggacacaaaatgctggagcaacttagcaggacaggcagcatctctggagagtaggaatgggtaacgtttcgggttgagatctttcttccgactgagagtcaggggagagggagacacagagataaggacgggtaaagtgtgaaaatgtgACATCAAAGGAGATGTGGCTCAAGGGaactgtagaatagatcattgttagccaggagaaggtgacaacgaagcaaacagagataaaatttaatcaggaggacagtcagactggtcggagaactaggaaggggagggatggagagagggggaaagcaagggttacgaagttagagaagtcactaTTCACACTGCCTTATTTATTTCTAAGATCATGAAGTTCTCTACATCTCTACTTCGTATATACACACAGATTGGAATTTCCTTTCCAGGTGCTGGGCGGGATCCCGTGGCAAGCTTATTTTCAACGCGTGCTGGCTTCATCCTCTGTGAAAAGTGCTCAGATACTATCAATAGCGGGAGCGTTCGGTGGATGTATCATGGGCATTCCCTCTGTACTGATTGGTTCTGTCGCAGCTTCTACAGGTACAGTAACGCATGTACAAGCTTGAATgcccgcaccaccagactcaggaacagcttcttcccctctggtatcaagcttctgaacgatcgttccataagctagggtactgtccagttcacctctaccccattgtggacattggactttgtccatctacctattgtacttgagcttggcttgattgcatttatgtatagtattatctgatcgacAGTATTTGGACAGCATTTggatcactgtacctcgatgactATCATaaacctaaggtagacaaaaatgctggagaaactcagcgggtgaggcatcatctatggagcgaaggaaataggcaacgtttcggaccaaatcccttcttcagactgatgtgagggcggggggagcgggaagaagaaaggaagaggtggagccggtgggctgaaggagagctgagaaggggaggagaaagtaaggactacctgaaattagaggtcaatgttcataccccccccccccccccacacccagcctcaccagtctgaagaagggtttcagcccgaaacgttgcttatttccttcgctccatagatgctgcctcacccgctgagtttctccagcatttttatctaccttctccagcatttttatctacccagcatctgcagttccttcttaaatatataaaCCTAACCTAGGTTCATGATCAAAACATacacaaggtggcacagtggtgcagcgggtagagctggtgcctcacagcgccagagacccaggttcgatcctgacctcaggtgccggggtttcctccgggtggtccggtttcctcccacatctcaaaggcgtgcgagcttgtaggttaattggccctctgtaaattgtctctagtgtgcagggagtggatgagaaagtgagataagatagaactagtctgaacgggtgatcaatggtcaagtggactcggtgggcctgcttTCATTCTGGACCTCTTAACTGAACTAAATATAGTgcgttcagaaagtattcagaccccttcactttttccacattttgttacgttacagccttattccaaAACGGattgaattcttttttttttaatcatcaatctacacacaataccccataatataaaaacaaaaacaggtgcttagaaatttttgcaaagtaattaaaaagaaataactgaaatatcacatttacataagtattcagaccctttactcagtactttgttgaggcaactttggcagtgattacagcctcaagtcttcttgggtatgatgctaccagtttggcacacctgtatttgggtaatttctcccattcttctctgcagatcctctcaagctctgtcaggttggatggggtgcgtcgatgcacagctattttcaggtccctccagagatatttgattgggttcaagtccggcctctgtctgggccactcaaggacattcacagacttgtcatgaagccactcctgcgttgtcttggctgtgtgcttagggtcattgtcctgttggaaggtgaacctccgctccagtctgaggtccagaacgctctggagcaggttttcatcaaggatctctctgtactttgctccgttcatctttccctcaatcctgactagtctcccagttcctgccactgaaaaacatccccacagcatgatgctgccaccaccatgcttcaccgtaggtatggtattggccaggtgatgagcggtgcctggtttcctccagacgtgacgcttggcattcaggccaaagagttcaatcttggtttcatcagaccagagaatcttgtttctcatgccttttggcaaactccaagcgggctgtcatgtgcctgatACTGAGGAGTAGCTTCTATCTGGccactaccataaaggcctgattggtggagtgctgcagatatagttgtccttctggaaggttctcccatctccacagaggaactctacagctctgtcagagtgaccatcgagttcttggtcacctccctgaccaaggcccttctcccctgattgctcagtttggccgggcggccagctctatgaagagtcctggtggttccaaagttcttccatttaataatgaaggaggccactgtgctctttgggacctgcaatgctgcagaaattgttttataccctttcccagacctgtgtgtctcgacacaatcctgtctcggaggtttacgggcaattccttcgtcttcatggcttggtttttgctctgacatgcactgtcaactgtgggaccttatatagacaggtgtgtgcctttccaaatcatgtccaatcaatttaatttaccactggtggactccaatcaagttgtagaaacatctcaaggatcatcaatggaaacaggatgaacctaagctcaattttgaatgtcacagtaaagggtctgaatacttatgcaaatgtgatatttcagttatttctttttaattactttgcaaaaatttccaaacacctgttttcacttctgcattctggggtattgtgagtagattgatgataaaaaaataaatttaataaattttaaAATAAGACTGTGACGTAACAAAAATGTGGaagaagtgaaggggtctgaatactttctgaatgcactgtatacgtGACGTATGAAGTGGGTTATCTAACTCAACTATGGGTCACTTCACTCAGTATCCTTTCCGCATGTACTGATTACTCAGGGCCACACACATTCTGGATATGGAAAAAaatgtagaaagaaggaactgcagatgctggtttataccaatgatagacaaaaaaatgctggagtaactcagtgggtcaggcagcatctctggagaaaaaggatgggtggtgttTCTGAAGAAGATtcgcgacccgaaaagtcacctatccatgttctccagagatgttgcctgaccggctgagttactccagcacgttgtatttTGCAATGTCTTGAATATTTTAGCTGCATATCTTTAACATAATAATCTTACAAAATTATAAGAGGAATGGATTGGTTCGACGCACAGAATCACTTacatagagtaggggaatcgagaaccaggggacacaggtttaggtgaggggggaaagatttaataggaaactgagaggtaactttttcacacagagtgtggtaggtacatggaacaagctgctggagaaggtagttcaggcagacactataacagcatttaaaaaccaTTTAGATAGGTCCATGGGTAGGACAGGCttcgagggatatgagccaaatgaagGTAGGTGGGACCAATGTTAGGCGGTGTGGTcaaattgggctgaaaggcctgtgtccatgctgtatggccCGATAACTCTGATGTCAAAGTAGTTCTATGTTTGCGATCAAACATGGATTGTAACTAAAACAGAGAGTATTGGaaatactcggcaggtcaggcagcctctgtggaacgAGAAACATTGaacatttcaagtcaaagacCGTTTGCAGGAACTGGGAAGGCAAGAAGTCTTGTCGGCCTGAGCTTTAGACGTTTTCTCAGGAAGACGGACGGCATCTATTAACAAGGACCCCCACCATCTCTGGTTATGGATACttctctgtttttctgtttcagacTGGAATCAAACGTCGTATGGGGCCACGTCACCTTTCGAGAAGGGAGAGGCTGCCATGATCTTGCCCATCGTCCTTCGCCACCTGTGTCCTCCCTACGTCTCCCTGTTTGGGACCGGTGCCATTGCTGCTGCCGTCATGTCTTCCACTGACTCCTCCCTCCTCTCGTCCAGTTCCATGTTCACCCACAACATCTACCGCAGGATTCTCCGACCAAAGGTGACACAAAGGGAAAGAATGAcacaagtgccagagtaactcagcggcatctctggagaatatggaaggGGGACCTTTCTggatgggacccttcctcagactcaacacgtcatctatccatgatcttcagagatgctgcctcacctgttcaattactccagcactttactttttttctaaaccagcatctacagttccttccgacacattttatcgactcgctagaatttagaagattgagggaggatcttatagaaacgtacaaaattcttaaggggttggacaggctaaattaaattaaattaaatttctttatttatatagcacatttttagtcaacttgcattgaccccaaagtgcttcacataattacatccacacacacaggcaaaggtgggtgaagtgtcttgcccaaggacacaacgacagtatgcactccaagcgggattcgaaccagctaccttccggttgccagccgaacacttagcccattgtgccatctggctagatgcaggaagattgttcccgatgttggggaagtccagaacaaggggtcacagtttaaggataagggggaaatcttttaggactgagatgagaaaaacatttttcacacagagagtggtgaatctctggaattctctgccacagaatgtagttgaggccagttcattggctatatttaagagggagttagatgtggcccttgtggttaaagggatcagggggtatggagagaaggcaggtacaggatactgagttggatgatcagccatgatcatattgaatggctcgaagggccgaatggcctactcctgcacctattttctatatttctatgtttctatctgcagttccttgtgcctcaggcaaaataggtagagcaaaggggaagatacagagtgcagaatagacctcagcattgtagcgcatcagttccagaggcaAAGTCCAATCTCCGCAATgccgtagaggtgaatcagacagtaccctagcttatggaaagaccattcagaggtctgataacagaggggaagaatatGTTTCACATAGCCCAGTCTCTTCATTTACTACGTCTTCAGATTCAGTGAAAAGAACATCTTCTTTAAATTGGTGTGGCAATTTCATGTCTAATCAGTCAGGTGTCGAGCATAGATGTTGGGACGTTATATTATGGTGGTACAATATGTTGTTGAGGctgcatatggagtattgtgttcagttatggtcacCCTGCTAGAGTAAGGATGTCATTGTGCTGCAAAGAGTGCCGTAAAGATCtacgaggatgatgccaggacttgagggcctgaggttgggcaggctaggactttattccttggagtgcaggaggccgagGGGTCAGCATacggaggtgtataatatcatgatgggattaaatagggtgaatgaacagagagtccttttcccagagtaggggaatcaagaaccaggggacattggtttaaggtgagaggggaaagatttaataggaaccggtgtaccctttttcacacagagggtggtgggtgtatggatgaaCTATCAGAGGATCTACTTGAAAATACATCTGGACAGGTATAtgaatcggaaaggtttagagggatatgggccaaatacacacAAATGGGACTAGTGCGGATGGGGCATTGTGGATGAGTTTCTTTAGTCtgaaggagtttctttagtctgagggtggtgaatctgtggaattctttgccacagaaggctgtggaggccgtcaatgggtatttttcaatcaatcaagcactttattcatccccgaggggcaattttaaagcagagattgatagattattgagtgtcagaggttatggggagaaggcagaagaatggggttaggagggagagatagatcagccatgattgaatggcggagtagacttgatgggccgaatggcctaattctgctcctatcacatggccttatgagttgggctgaagggcctgttcccgtgctgtacgactctataatGTTTCACCAGTGTTTTCATGGAAAGTGATTCTCACGGTTGCCATTTTCTCCTCATTTGCAGGCATCAGACCGGGAAGTGATGTACGTGATGAAGAGCACGGTCCTTGTGGTGACGGTCCTTGCCACCGTCCTTGCCCTCTTCACCAGCACCATCTACGGCCTGTACGCGCTGAGTGCCGACATTGTGTACGTTGTCATTTTCCCCCAGCTGGTGTGCGTGCTGTACGCTCCCTGCGTGAACAGGTTCGGTTTTGTCACTGGCGTTCTGACGGGGGCATTGCTGAGGATGGCCGGTGGGGAACCACTGTTTGACCTCCCACCTCTCATCTACTATCCCGGGGGTCACTTCCAAGATGACTACTATGTCCAGACTTTCCCCCACAAGACGTTTGCAATGCTTTTCTCTCTCATCATAACCGTTGTCTTGTCATATATCAGCAAACTTAAGTGGCCAGAGGTGTTTGTAACAACGCTGACAATGACAGGAATGCCAATGGAGATGACAGCCACTGATGTGTTACATTAATAAACTGGAATCATAATATGCAGACAATATAAAACACataaacagtacaggaacaggtagtgtctgtgccgaatatgatgccaacacaaactaatctcatctgcctgcacgtgatccacatccctccattccctgcatatccatgtgtcttaaccaaaagcctcttaatcatcactatcatatctgcctccaccaccacccctggcagtgcattgtaGGCACCCACTGTGTAATAAACTTGCCCCattcatctcctttaaattttgcccctctcaccgcaaagctataccctctagtctcGACCCTGGCAAAAAgtttctgattgtctaccttatctatgcctctcatggttttatatactTTTTATATCAGGTTGCCTTGCcaacagtggctgcctcgccaacagtctgtctgtcccttccttctttgtgtttaaatagtatgtgtgtgttagttaaatatgtttttagtgttctttagcttattttatgtgcggggtgggggagttgggggaaactgtttttaatctcttacctggaagggga includes:
- the LOC116974105 gene encoding high-affinity choline transporter 1-like gives rise to the protein MPRSCALPGSSTMTLNIAGALTMAVFYFFILVVGIWAAKRAQRAERSYQGDRSEMVMIAGRNIGIILGILTTTATWVGGAYINGTAEMVYRPDAGLVWTVAPWTTLLCLFIGGLFFAKKMRQHKYVTMLDPFQQQYGNRIASLIFIPAVIGEIFWSAAILAALGTTSSVMLDLDRNLSMVISASVAMLYTLLGGLYSVAYTDVVQLGCIFFGLWLCVPFTMLNHAVTSIKITAVEEVHQKPWLGKIDEIFIGKWIDDLLLMVLGGIPWQAYFQRVLASSSVKSAQILSIAGAFGGCIMGIPSVLIGSVAASTDWNQTSYGATSPFEKGEAAMILPIVLRHLCPPYVSLFGTGAIAAAVMSSTDSSLLSSSSMFTHNIYRRILRPKASDREVMYVMKSTVLVVTVLATVLALFTSTIYGLYALSADIVYVVIFPQLVCVLYAPCVNRFGFVTGVLTGALLRMAGGEPLFDLPPLIYYPGGHFQDDYYVQTFPHKTFAMLFSLIITVVLSYISKLKWPEVFVTTLTMTGMPMEMTATDVLH